One region of Motacilla alba alba isolate MOTALB_02 chromosome 24, Motacilla_alba_V1.0_pri, whole genome shotgun sequence genomic DNA includes:
- the PHLDB1 gene encoding pleckstrin homology-like domain family B member 1 isoform X9 produces MSLSWRPVQLWGLLVPGVGRPGLSRQRCAGCTRAVGCSAVTEPDPLAFAAFTASHGGNKRRVLQAAAGEERPPCPSQQWGAGWGGRAPAPHSCSGAGWRGAASPAGRAGLTRQPMSGTIRRLQEGTMEAPGRTPTSPTHRVQTVIQNSPLDLIDTGKGLKVQTEKPHLVSLGSGRLSTAITLLPLEEGRTTIGTAAADIVLQGPGLAPQHCYIENVRGTLTLHPCGNACAIDGVPLQRPTHLSQGCTICLGQATFLRFNHPAEAKWIKSMIPTGGRSPSALYGLPAKSEALVNGGHQVSERGCHSHSSLVSSIEKDLQDIMDSLVLEESASPGIQKPPACGRSPLSPVVNGGGRCLLSPPASPGAASGGSSYENFSPLSSPASSSSYTSPSLSSQEQGPAVPPPLPLRSSSYNHTVQPPALPAGGSGEPWPAERLGDHRAGSPRLAPRVAPRPRGALQERPPSPFREPRDSLAPSRQPASRAVPEARLQPPESPRAARRNIESMRELPPLSPSLSRRAASPRLAPDAPSPQPRLGRDVPGSPRTRRKGPEESKGAGRPSPPLLPENPTRRPSFSTSLSPTYGLGSSAVPSPRQSPRAPRKPLGDPRLPAGSRERKNSITEISDNEDELLEYHRRQRQERVREQEMERLERQRLETILNLCAEYTKTGSTELLAGDTDAGQWVPRGATALGHAVEELQQRESVERSDEENLKEECSSTESTHHEHEKLTGPRAKEAQRLEEERAGVLGRLEQLKGRVKELEQQLQETSREAEMERALLQGERESEVLRLRQEQEAVQQLQEKLSSLDASIRKERDKERAKVDAERKELEQLQALYHESKSHLDKCPESMREQLQEQMRREAEALETEAKLFEDLEFQQLERESHLEEEREARGQQLLQSRAECHRSIARRKERVAALDAQAAQIRLQSAQEAERLARERSSVLQLLQKEKEKLMSLERRYQLVTGGRSFPKMSSALREVYRAKTEGGAGVLTPRMKSGTPSSSQLNLSVLERSPSPKGPPSPAGSLSRNLVATLQDIETKRQLALQQKAQLLPAEPLQPGNLPGRQVIEEQKRRLAELKQKAAAEAQSQWEALHGQPPFPTAFPRLVHHSILHHSRPHGAGPRAEELDHAYDTLSLESSDSMDTSISIGNNSACSPDNISSASGMETGKIEEMEKMLKEAQEEKSRLMESREREMELRQQALEDERWRREQLERRLQDETARRQKLVEKEVKLREKHFSQARPLTRYLPIRKEDFNLRLHIESSGHSVDTCYHIILTEKMCKGYLVKMGGKIKSWKKRWFVFDRMKRTLSYYVDKHETKLKGVIYFQAIEEVYYDHLRSAAKSPNPALTFCVKTHDRLYYMVAPSAEAMRIWMDVIVTGAEGYTQFMN; encoded by the exons ATGTCCCTGTCCTGGCGcccagtgcagctctggggcctgCTGGTTCCTGGTGTGGG GAGGCCGGGGCTGAGTAGGCAGCGCTGCGCGGGGTGCACGAGGGCCGTGGGCTGTTCGGCGGTAACCGAGCCCGACCCCTTGGCATTTGCTGCCTTCACCGCTTCCCACGGCGGGAACAAGCGGCGCGTTCTGCAGGCGGCGGCGGGAGAAGAAAGGCCGCCTTGTCCGTCCCAGCAGTGGGGCGCCGGCTGgggcggccgcgctcccgccccgcATTCCTGCAGCGGAGCcggctggagaggggctgcaTCCCCAGCAGGACGGGCTGGGCTGACGAGACAG CCCATGTCCGGCACCATCCGGCGTCTCCAGGAAGGCACCATGGAGGCACCTGGCAGGACCCCCACCAGCCCGACCCACAGGGTGCAGACTGTCATCCAG AACAGCCCCCTGGACCTGATTGACACGGGCAAGGGGCTGAAGGTGCAGACAGAGAAGCCACATTTGGTGAGCCTGGGCAGCGGTCggctcagcactgccatcaCACTCCTGCCCCTGGAGGAAG ggaggacCACCATTGGCACGGCTGCGGCAGACATCGTCCTGCAGGGCCCCGGTCTGGCGCCCCAGCACTGCTACATCGAGAACGTGCGAGGGACACTGACCCTGCACCCCTGTGGCAACGCCTGTGCCATCGACGGCGTGCCACTGCAGCGGCCCACGCACCTCAGCCAAG GGTGCACCATCTGCCTGGGCCAGGCCACCTTCCTCCGCTTCAACCACCCTGCTGAGGCCAAGTGGATTAAGAGCATGATCCCCACGGGGGGCAGAAGCCCGTCGGCTCTCTACGGGCTACCAGCAA AATCCGAGGCCCTGGTGAATGGTGGCCACCAGGTGTCAGAGCGTGGGtgtcacagccacagctcccttGTCAGCTCCATCGAGAAGGACCTGCAGGACATCATGGACTCACTGGTGCTGGAGGAGTCTGCATCCCCTGGCATCCAGAAGCCACCTGCCTGTGGCCGATCCCCCCTCTCCCCTGTGGTGAATGGGGGTGGGCgctgcctcctgtcccctccagccagccctggggccgCCTCGGGGGGCTCCAGCTATGAGAacttctctcccctctcctccccagccagcagcagtagCTACACCAGCCCCTCACTCAGCAGCCAAGAGCAGGGCCCAGCCGTGCCGCCCCCTCTCCCACTCCGCTCCTCCAGCTACAACCACACTGTTCAGCCACCCGCTCTGCCTGCTGGGGGTTCTGGTGAGCCTTGGCCAGCCGAGAGGCTCGGGGACCACCGGGCGGGCAGCCCCCGGCTGGCGCCCAGGGTggcgccgcggccgcggggggCCCTGCAGGAGCGGCCCCCCAGTCCCTTCCGGGAGCCGCGGGACTCGCTGGCCCCCAGCCGGCAGCCCGCCAGCAGGGCGGTCCCCGAGGCCCGGCTGCAGCCCCCCGAGAGCCCACGGGCCGCCCGGAGGAACATCGAGAGCATGCGGGAGCTGCCTCCCCTGAGTCCCTCCTTGTCACGCCGGGCTGCCAGCCCCCGGCTGGCCCCTGAcgccccctccccacagccccggcTGGGCAGGGATGTGCCCGGCAGTCCCCGTACCAGGCGCAAGGGCCCGGAGGAGTCGAAAGGTGCTGGGCGCCCTTCTCCCCCACTGCTGCCAGAGAACCCCACACGCCGCCCCAGTTTCAGTACTTCCCTGAGCCCAACATACGGGCTGGGCTCCTCGGCTGTGCCCTCGCCCCGGCAGAGCCCCCGTGCCCCCAGGAAGCCTTTGGGGGACCCCCGGCTGCCAGCGGGGTCACGGGAGCGCAAGAACAGCATCACTGAGATCAGTGACAACGAGGACGAGTTGCTGGAGTACCATCGGCGGCAGCGGCAGGAGCGGGTTCGGGAGCAGGAGATGGAGCGCCTG GAGCGGCAGCGCCTGGAGACCATCCTGAACCTGTGTGCCGAGTACACCAAGACAGGCAGCACGGAGCTCCTGGCTGGTGACACAGATGCTGGCCAGTGGGTGCCCAGGGGTGCCACGGCTCTGGGCCATGctgtggaagagctgcagcagagggagagcGTGGAGAGGTCAGATGAGGAGAACCTGAAGGAggagtgcagcagcactgagagtACCCACCACGAG CACGAGAAGCTGACGGGCCCCCGGGCCAAGGAGGCACAGCGGCTGGAGGAGGAGCGTGCCGGTGTCCTCGGACGCCTGGAGCAGCTCAAGGGTCGTGtcaaggagctggagcagcagctgcaggagacaTCACGAGAG GCAGAGATGGAgcgggctctgctgcagggtgagCGGGAATCGGAGGTGCTGCGGCTGcggcaggagcaggaggctgtgcagcagctgcaggagaagctcTCCAGCCTGGACGCCAGCATCCGCAAGGAGCGGGACAAG GAAAGGGCAAAGGTTGATGCTGAAAGGAAGGAGCTAGAGCAACTCCAGGCGCTTTACCATGAGTCGAAGAGCCACCTTGATAAGTGCCCCGAGTCAATGCGGGAGCAATTGCAGGAGCAGATGCGAAGG GAGGCAGAGGCACTGGAGACGGAGGCCAAGCTGTTTGAGGACCTGGagttccagcagctggagcgAGAGAGCCACCTGGAAGAGGAGCGCGAGGCGCGcggccagcagctgctgcagagccggGCCGAGTGCCACCGGAGCATCGCGCGCAGGAAG gagcgcgtggctgccctggatgcccaggctgcccagattCGGCTTCAGAGCGCCCAGGAGGCCGAGCGCCTGGCCCGGGAGCGGAGCAGcgtcctgcagctcctgcagaag gagaaggagaagctcATGTCTCTGGAGAGGCGATACCAGCTTGTCACGGGTGGCAGGAGCTTCCCAAAAATGTCCTCAGCTCTCCGAGAG GTCTATCGTGCAAAAACAGAGGGTGGTGCTGGTGTCCTCACCCCTCGGATGAAGAGCGGGACCCCTTCGTCCTCGCAGCTCAACCTCTCCGTGCTGGAGCGCAGCCCCTCCCCCAAG GGCCCCCCCAGCCCGGCGGGCAGCCTGTCCCGCAACCTGGTGGCCACGCTGCAGGACATCGAGACCAAGCgccagctggccctgcagcagaagG cccagctgctcccagcagagcccttgCAGCCAGGCAATCTACCAG GTCGGCAGGTGATTGAGGAGCAGAAACGGCGGCTCGCAGAGCtgaagcagaaagcagctgctgaggcgCAGTCCCAGTGGGAAGCCCTGCATGGGCAGCCCCCCTTCCCCACTGCCTTCCCCCGGCTTGTGCACCACTCCATCCTCCACCACAGCCGTCCCCATGGCGCCGGGCCCCGGGCTGAGGAGCTGGACCATGCATATGACACGCTCAGCTTGGAGAGCTCAGACAGCATGGACACCAGCATCTCCATCGGCAACAACTCTGCCTGCTCACCTGACAACATCTCCAG TGCCAGCGGGATGGAGACAGGGAAGATTGAGGAGATGGAGAAGATGCTGAAGGAGGCACAGGAGGAGAAGTCGCGGTTGATGGAGTCCCGG GAGCGGGAGATGGAGCTGCGCCAGCAGGCGCTGGAGGATGAGCGCTGGCGGCGGGAGCAGCTGGAGCGCCGGCTGCAGGATGAGACTGCGCGGCGGCAGAAGCTGGTGGAGAAGGAGGTCAAGCTGCGGGAGAAGCACTTCTCACAG GCTCGTCCCCTGACACGCTACCTCCCCATCCGCAAGGAGGATTTCAACCTGCGGCTGCACATCGAGTCCTCGGGCCACAGCGTTGACACGTGCTACCACATCATCCTGACGGAGAAGATGTGCAAGGGCTACCTGGTCAAGATGGGTGGGAAGATCAAGTCTTGGAAGAAGCGCTGGTTTGTCTTTGACCGCATGAAGCGCACCCTCTCCTACTACGTGG ATAAACACGAGACCAAGCTGAAGGGTGTTATCTACTTCCAAGCCATTGAAGAGGTTTACTATGACCACCTCCGCAGTGCTGCCAAG AGCCCCAACCCCGCGCTCACTTTCTGTGTCAAGACCCACGACCGACTCTACTACATGGTGGCACCATCGGCCGAGGCCATGCGCATCTGGATGGACGTCATTGTCACCGGGGCAGAGGGCTACACCCAGTTCATGAACTGA
- the PHLDB1 gene encoding pleckstrin homology-like domain family B member 1 isoform X10: MSLSWRPVQLWGLLVPGVGRPGLSRQRCAGCTRAVGCSAVTEPDPLAFAAFTASHGGNKRRVLQAAAGEERPPCPSQQWGAGWGGRAPAPHSCSGAGWRGAASPAGRAGLTRQPMSGTIRRLQEGTMEAPGRTPTSPTHRVQTVIQNSPLDLIDTGKGLKVQTEKPHLVSLGSGRLSTAITLLPLEEGRTTIGTAAADIVLQGPGLAPQHCYIENVRGTLTLHPCGNACAIDGVPLQRPTHLSQGCTICLGQATFLRFNHPAEAKWIKSMIPTGGRSPSALYGLPAKSEALVNGGHQVSERGCHSHSSLVSSIEKDLQDIMDSLVLEESASPGIQKPPACGRSPLSPVVNGGGRCLLSPPASPGAASGGSSYENFSPLSSPASSSSYTSPSLSSQEQGPAVPPPLPLRSSSYNHTVQPPALPAGGSGEPWPAERLGDHRAGSPRLAPRVAPRPRGALQERPPSPFREPRDSLAPSRQPASRAVPEARLQPPESPRAARRNIESMRELPPLSPSLSRRAASPRLAPDAPSPQPRLGRDVPGSPRTRRKGPEESKGAGRPSPPLLPENPTRRPSFSTSLSPTYGLGSSAVPSPRQSPRAPRKPLGDPRLPAGSRERKNSITEISDNEDELLEYHRRQRQERVREQEMERLERQRLETILNLCAEYTKTGSTELLAGDTDAGQWVPRGATALGHAVEELQQRESVERSDEENLKEECSSTESTHHEHEKLTGPRAKEAQRLEEERAGVLGRLEQLKGRVKELEQQLQETSREAEMERALLQGERESEVLRLRQEQEAVQQLQEKLSSLDASIRKERDKERAKVDAERKELEQLQALYHESKSHLDKCPESMREQLQEQMRREAEALETEAKLFEDLEFQQLERESHLEEEREARGQQLLQSRAECHRSIARRKERVAALDAQAAQIRLQSAQEAERLARERSSVLQLLQKEKEKLMSLERRYQLVTGGRSFPKMSSALREVYRAKTEGGAGVLTPRMKSGTPSSSQLNLSVLERSPSPKGPPSPAGSLSRNLVATLQDIETKRQLALQQKGRQVIEEQKRRLAELKQKAAAEAQSQWEALHGQPPFPTAFPRLVHHSILHHSRPHGAGPRAEELDHAYDTLSLESSDSMDTSISIGNNSACSPDNISSASGMETGKIEEMEKMLKEAQEEKSRLMESREREMELRQQALEDERWRREQLERRLQDETARRQKLVEKEVKLREKHFSQARPLTRYLPIRKEDFNLRLHIESSGHSVDTCYHIILTEKMCKGYLVKMGGKIKSWKKRWFVFDRMKRTLSYYVDKHETKLKGVIYFQAIEEVYYDHLRSAAKSPNPALTFCVKTHDRLYYMVAPSAEAMRIWMDVIVTGAEGYTQFMN; this comes from the exons ATGTCCCTGTCCTGGCGcccagtgcagctctggggcctgCTGGTTCCTGGTGTGGG GAGGCCGGGGCTGAGTAGGCAGCGCTGCGCGGGGTGCACGAGGGCCGTGGGCTGTTCGGCGGTAACCGAGCCCGACCCCTTGGCATTTGCTGCCTTCACCGCTTCCCACGGCGGGAACAAGCGGCGCGTTCTGCAGGCGGCGGCGGGAGAAGAAAGGCCGCCTTGTCCGTCCCAGCAGTGGGGCGCCGGCTGgggcggccgcgctcccgccccgcATTCCTGCAGCGGAGCcggctggagaggggctgcaTCCCCAGCAGGACGGGCTGGGCTGACGAGACAG CCCATGTCCGGCACCATCCGGCGTCTCCAGGAAGGCACCATGGAGGCACCTGGCAGGACCCCCACCAGCCCGACCCACAGGGTGCAGACTGTCATCCAG AACAGCCCCCTGGACCTGATTGACACGGGCAAGGGGCTGAAGGTGCAGACAGAGAAGCCACATTTGGTGAGCCTGGGCAGCGGTCggctcagcactgccatcaCACTCCTGCCCCTGGAGGAAG ggaggacCACCATTGGCACGGCTGCGGCAGACATCGTCCTGCAGGGCCCCGGTCTGGCGCCCCAGCACTGCTACATCGAGAACGTGCGAGGGACACTGACCCTGCACCCCTGTGGCAACGCCTGTGCCATCGACGGCGTGCCACTGCAGCGGCCCACGCACCTCAGCCAAG GGTGCACCATCTGCCTGGGCCAGGCCACCTTCCTCCGCTTCAACCACCCTGCTGAGGCCAAGTGGATTAAGAGCATGATCCCCACGGGGGGCAGAAGCCCGTCGGCTCTCTACGGGCTACCAGCAA AATCCGAGGCCCTGGTGAATGGTGGCCACCAGGTGTCAGAGCGTGGGtgtcacagccacagctcccttGTCAGCTCCATCGAGAAGGACCTGCAGGACATCATGGACTCACTGGTGCTGGAGGAGTCTGCATCCCCTGGCATCCAGAAGCCACCTGCCTGTGGCCGATCCCCCCTCTCCCCTGTGGTGAATGGGGGTGGGCgctgcctcctgtcccctccagccagccctggggccgCCTCGGGGGGCTCCAGCTATGAGAacttctctcccctctcctccccagccagcagcagtagCTACACCAGCCCCTCACTCAGCAGCCAAGAGCAGGGCCCAGCCGTGCCGCCCCCTCTCCCACTCCGCTCCTCCAGCTACAACCACACTGTTCAGCCACCCGCTCTGCCTGCTGGGGGTTCTGGTGAGCCTTGGCCAGCCGAGAGGCTCGGGGACCACCGGGCGGGCAGCCCCCGGCTGGCGCCCAGGGTggcgccgcggccgcggggggCCCTGCAGGAGCGGCCCCCCAGTCCCTTCCGGGAGCCGCGGGACTCGCTGGCCCCCAGCCGGCAGCCCGCCAGCAGGGCGGTCCCCGAGGCCCGGCTGCAGCCCCCCGAGAGCCCACGGGCCGCCCGGAGGAACATCGAGAGCATGCGGGAGCTGCCTCCCCTGAGTCCCTCCTTGTCACGCCGGGCTGCCAGCCCCCGGCTGGCCCCTGAcgccccctccccacagccccggcTGGGCAGGGATGTGCCCGGCAGTCCCCGTACCAGGCGCAAGGGCCCGGAGGAGTCGAAAGGTGCTGGGCGCCCTTCTCCCCCACTGCTGCCAGAGAACCCCACACGCCGCCCCAGTTTCAGTACTTCCCTGAGCCCAACATACGGGCTGGGCTCCTCGGCTGTGCCCTCGCCCCGGCAGAGCCCCCGTGCCCCCAGGAAGCCTTTGGGGGACCCCCGGCTGCCAGCGGGGTCACGGGAGCGCAAGAACAGCATCACTGAGATCAGTGACAACGAGGACGAGTTGCTGGAGTACCATCGGCGGCAGCGGCAGGAGCGGGTTCGGGAGCAGGAGATGGAGCGCCTG GAGCGGCAGCGCCTGGAGACCATCCTGAACCTGTGTGCCGAGTACACCAAGACAGGCAGCACGGAGCTCCTGGCTGGTGACACAGATGCTGGCCAGTGGGTGCCCAGGGGTGCCACGGCTCTGGGCCATGctgtggaagagctgcagcagagggagagcGTGGAGAGGTCAGATGAGGAGAACCTGAAGGAggagtgcagcagcactgagagtACCCACCACGAG CACGAGAAGCTGACGGGCCCCCGGGCCAAGGAGGCACAGCGGCTGGAGGAGGAGCGTGCCGGTGTCCTCGGACGCCTGGAGCAGCTCAAGGGTCGTGtcaaggagctggagcagcagctgcaggagacaTCACGAGAG GCAGAGATGGAgcgggctctgctgcagggtgagCGGGAATCGGAGGTGCTGCGGCTGcggcaggagcaggaggctgtgcagcagctgcaggagaagctcTCCAGCCTGGACGCCAGCATCCGCAAGGAGCGGGACAAG GAAAGGGCAAAGGTTGATGCTGAAAGGAAGGAGCTAGAGCAACTCCAGGCGCTTTACCATGAGTCGAAGAGCCACCTTGATAAGTGCCCCGAGTCAATGCGGGAGCAATTGCAGGAGCAGATGCGAAGG GAGGCAGAGGCACTGGAGACGGAGGCCAAGCTGTTTGAGGACCTGGagttccagcagctggagcgAGAGAGCCACCTGGAAGAGGAGCGCGAGGCGCGcggccagcagctgctgcagagccggGCCGAGTGCCACCGGAGCATCGCGCGCAGGAAG gagcgcgtggctgccctggatgcccaggctgcccagattCGGCTTCAGAGCGCCCAGGAGGCCGAGCGCCTGGCCCGGGAGCGGAGCAGcgtcctgcagctcctgcagaag gagaaggagaagctcATGTCTCTGGAGAGGCGATACCAGCTTGTCACGGGTGGCAGGAGCTTCCCAAAAATGTCCTCAGCTCTCCGAGAG GTCTATCGTGCAAAAACAGAGGGTGGTGCTGGTGTCCTCACCCCTCGGATGAAGAGCGGGACCCCTTCGTCCTCGCAGCTCAACCTCTCCGTGCTGGAGCGCAGCCCCTCCCCCAAG GGCCCCCCCAGCCCGGCGGGCAGCCTGTCCCGCAACCTGGTGGCCACGCTGCAGGACATCGAGACCAAGCgccagctggccctgcagcagaagG GTCGGCAGGTGATTGAGGAGCAGAAACGGCGGCTCGCAGAGCtgaagcagaaagcagctgctgaggcgCAGTCCCAGTGGGAAGCCCTGCATGGGCAGCCCCCCTTCCCCACTGCCTTCCCCCGGCTTGTGCACCACTCCATCCTCCACCACAGCCGTCCCCATGGCGCCGGGCCCCGGGCTGAGGAGCTGGACCATGCATATGACACGCTCAGCTTGGAGAGCTCAGACAGCATGGACACCAGCATCTCCATCGGCAACAACTCTGCCTGCTCACCTGACAACATCTCCAG TGCCAGCGGGATGGAGACAGGGAAGATTGAGGAGATGGAGAAGATGCTGAAGGAGGCACAGGAGGAGAAGTCGCGGTTGATGGAGTCCCGG GAGCGGGAGATGGAGCTGCGCCAGCAGGCGCTGGAGGATGAGCGCTGGCGGCGGGAGCAGCTGGAGCGCCGGCTGCAGGATGAGACTGCGCGGCGGCAGAAGCTGGTGGAGAAGGAGGTCAAGCTGCGGGAGAAGCACTTCTCACAG GCTCGTCCCCTGACACGCTACCTCCCCATCCGCAAGGAGGATTTCAACCTGCGGCTGCACATCGAGTCCTCGGGCCACAGCGTTGACACGTGCTACCACATCATCCTGACGGAGAAGATGTGCAAGGGCTACCTGGTCAAGATGGGTGGGAAGATCAAGTCTTGGAAGAAGCGCTGGTTTGTCTTTGACCGCATGAAGCGCACCCTCTCCTACTACGTGG ATAAACACGAGACCAAGCTGAAGGGTGTTATCTACTTCCAAGCCATTGAAGAGGTTTACTATGACCACCTCCGCAGTGCTGCCAAG AGCCCCAACCCCGCGCTCACTTTCTGTGTCAAGACCCACGACCGACTCTACTACATGGTGGCACCATCGGCCGAGGCCATGCGCATCTGGATGGACGTCATTGTCACCGGGGCAGAGGGCTACACCCAGTTCATGAACTGA